The stretch of DNA tccaacaaTCGAAAGCAATACGAGCAGGCCAAGAGCAGCTCTTGTGATTGCATAGGCATGAGTAAtgcaaacaataatttaattggtAAGGCAAAAGAAGACTCCGGGTAACTTAATCgttatatctatatatatgtatatctataaTCTCTATCAAATAGGTGACAACTGCTACTACTCGGAGCCCAATATCGGCGATGTCGATGGTCCCACAATGAAATCTGTTTGGAACAAGGAGAAAAAGCCAAAGTCCAGCTGCcttaagaaaacaaaacgtcAGACGAACATCATTCTGGAACAAGATCTCAACGGCCGTGTCAAGACCTTTAATGTGCACGACATTAAGCATCAACTActagacaacagcagcaagatgATCTTTGGATCATTGAAAAGTATTTTCACGATGCCCCTGCCAGAGCGCGGGGTGCCCGAAGGCTCTGAGGACCTTCAGGCGGTGGTAGAGTGCGTGCCAGAGCTGGAGCACACTCTGGAAACGAAAGCAAATCGTCCACAGGAGTCCCCAACGCTCAAACCCAAGCCATTCCTGAGCAAAAGTCTCGATGGCAATAAGCAGACACAGTCGGTTAAGAAATTTGTGCACAACGTAGATGAGCAGCTTCGGCACAAAAATGATGACAGCTCCGTGGAAGCCTCGCCCACGGAGACAAAACCATCGCACACTTTGCAACGTCAGGAGGAGTTCGATAAGGAAACAGCCGCCATAAGCAGCATTCCCAATGAATTCCGCAGTAAATTTATTATCAATTGCGAAAGCACAGTCTTCGAGCACACTGGTGTGTCCTACGAGACTGGGCAACCGCAACCAGAATTCTCCAGCACAGCCCAGCACTCCAGTGTAGCCAGTTTGCTAGAGCAAAACACACCCATTGCCGAGCCAGCAGCTAATCAGATAAAGAAGTCGTTCATGGATGCACCCATAGCCAAGACGTTTAGCAATTTCTTTCGCAGCCTTAAGGAAAGCACAAGTGCTGTGGGAACTCCAATTGAACATCCAGAAGAAAAAGCAGCCCCAGATGATTGTGCTGGtaagaaaatgtaaacaaatctATAATCTTATGTtataatgtttaatttatttaacagCTTTAAAAATGCCTAagccgcaacaacagcaagcgcCATCCAGCTGCAAGCTGTACAGAAATCACTCATCATCTACCTTATCTGAACCGACAAGTTccaccaacaacagcggcagccaccACATCAACCAACAAGCTAATAATACAGATCGCCATTCGCGTCACCTGCCCTCTCCTCTGAAGAAGCATGGCCAGCCAATGCAACCAACTCGATACTAcgaccagcagctgctccacagTCGTAGCCTTCACAGCCCCAACAGCTATCTGGCAGCCCACGGGGGTGGCTGCGGGGGTCCTggcggaagcggaagcggaCGCGACTCAAAAAGCACCATCCTAAGCGAGGAATACGATGATATACTCACAATAACCACCACAGATACGACCAATGATAAGCGTTCCATGGACAGCGATCTGGTCATCATTGACTACACCGATGTGGACTATGCTCACCTTCTGAAACCTCCAGCACCTGCAGCCAAAACCTCATTAATCAATCGATTCCTACGAAATGTCACCCAGAAGAAAATACTAGAAACCTCCATTCGGAAGAACAATTTCTTCGCGGATAAACTACGAAACGAACAGAGGCTCTATGTCAAGGGGGCTCGACCCAAGAACTATGAGCTAATAGACGACCTCAATGCGGAGATCGCAATGGAGATTGAAATGTGTGGAGCGAGCTCCCCGCGCCGGGAGCTGGCTGTGAGCCTTGATACGGCTACGCCAGAGAGTGTATCCAGCTTTGAGCTTGGCATTGGAGAAATATCGATTGAATTGTTTCATGGAAAAAGTCTGCTGAATTTACGAGATTCCAAGGAGCAGCTTTTGAAGGTGTTCAAGCTCTATACGGGTTACAGCACCGAGGGCGTTATGACCCCAGTCTTGGTCTTACTTACTGACAGGACACTATATGTGGCAGATCTGGATCGGGATAGCCTGTGCGCCAAGTTCGTTTTGGCCTACAAAGACTTAGATGTCATTTTGGTGAGTACTCTCTGGTTCAGTTCATTGTGATCTCTATCTATAATAATTCGAATTCCAATAATTCAAGATGGGTCCCTTCGGCAATACGGTTCTTCTGAGTAACAGCATGCGGGACATGCAGCAAGTTTTACTGTCAGGTGGACCATATCCAGCCGGATCCCTTGTTGCCAACTTGGAGCTTTGTGCCAGACGCAGCGGCGCCACTCTACCGGCTGTGGGTCAACTGACATTAGAGCACTTGGCCCCGCTGCAGGCTTTTGTTCGAGCCAACAGTTGTGTGGGCCGGGATGAACGCTGGCTATTCTATGCCGTTGTCAATGTGCCAGCTGTCGATTCACTGAGAGCAGACTCACCTGGTGAGCCCCTGGGACCATCCATTCGAGGATTCCTCATGCATCGACGGCTTAAGGAAACAGCAACCACGACAGCTGCGAGCAGGGTGCACTGGCAAGCGGGATACTTTTTATTGAAGTCCGTTGGAGTTTCAAGCTTTTTAATGATAAATTAATCGAATCgaattattttttatagaGCCGGCGTCTTGTATATGTTTAATGACTCCACCCAGAATCTTCCCAGTTGGGCCATGGCTCTTGCCGAATGTCAAGGTGCCCGACGGACACTCAAGTCCGAGCGCCCTCATTGCTTTGAGATTATGTTAAAAGGTGAACTCCTGCAAATGGCCGCTCCAGATGAGTATGTCGCGTCCGAATGGCTGCAAGCCCTTCTGCAATCGGCCACTGGAGTAAGTcataatacaattaaattaaacccTTAAACAGTATGTTGAattctgatttgattttagCATTTCATACCGCAAGAGAAACACAAAACCTTGGGCTGCACTTTGATCGTTACGGAAAATCACTTGATAACCTTGCGGGAAGATTTTTCGTCACCATTGAGGCCACTCAACCATCAGGTGGATACTAACGTAGTTCCACAAACCAAACAACTCTTATGTGAAGAAGAGCTATTGAGTGTTTTTGAAACCAGTAGCCTAGTACGTATATTGAATATCGTATGCCATAAATATGAACAACTTAATGCTTACATATTGTTTTCAGATGGGCTCTACAATGAGTACGCCGACTCGGGGCACTCAACGATCTTTCTCTTCTTTAAGCTCCACGCCTACGAAAAATGGAAACGATCCGGAAATACCTAAGGAAAATTCGTCCCCTCCTGGAACATCACAGCGAATGAGTAGTGTCTATGGAAAGAACTCTGGTCTGGCAATACTTACTTGTGGGGACATTAAAGCCATGACTGGCATTAAGATAACATCTCGTACCGAGACCTGGTGGTGCATACTGGAGTTCTCGTGTCAAGAGGCGCCCTTGGAAAGTGTCGATGATTTGGTTATCTTTTTTGCCAGCAGCATGGAAATGCAACGCTTTTTGCGATTACTGGAACAGTTGTGGCAGGCCAAGAATGTATGTAGGATCAAATGGGTCCCACAATCCTTTTAATAATTACATCATTTTGGTCAAATTTTAGAACGATCTATTTCCAATAACAATACTGGACGACGGTGACGATTTAGCCGAGCAGTGTACCCTTCTTTATATAGAGACTAATCGAGCATGGGAGCCCCTGCTATCGGCTGCAATGGGTTAAGGCGCTTAGTGCTCAAGCTTATATATCCCCATTTACAAACCTAAATATACACCATTTATTTCCATGAATAATTATGTCTAAAGTGTTAAAAATACTATCCAGAATACTCAAACTAGCTAAAGAACATTAGTATTTATATGCGAACGTAGTCGGTATTATAtattacatttgtattttcaattttgtattgcctgctgccttcgcTTGACTCATTTCATTGATTTGCGCTGTTGTTAAAActacattgtatgtatgtatgtatatttttgtgatATTAAACGTAAACCTTTCTAATCATTTTCTTAGGTTGTATTTcagttatatttatttttaaaattaaatattcctaccttttataaatatgaaaatacaATACGTAAATGAATCTACTTATACGAGTATCAactcaaaaatataattaaataaaatatgttgtTTCAATAATGGTCTactggtacatatgtatgtaaatatgtatgtatgtaatatgtaatatTATGTACAGtgcaatattttattatgcaGAAGGGGGGGATTTGTTTTGTTACAGAATTCCGCAGTTCAATGCATgcaattccatttcaattagCAAAGATTAAATGCCGTGCCTCCTTACGCTCTCAGCCACATCTCAACCTTTGCCAAAAGGAATAAACGTTATTATGCCCCTATGTACTTGTGAACACACATGCTACATACTaagtatttttttatattatctTAAGCTCTTTGAATGATGAGCCTTGGTGTTTTCAATTATTACAAATGGTGATAGGGTTGAGCAGTCCGAGTAAATGTGAGGTGGTTTCCTATTCTCTAGGCCGCGCATCAGTTGCAGCAGCCGCGGGGAAgcaatctacatacatacatatgtacataaatatatacatacatatacatatgcatgcctacatatgtatgtatctttcGAAATGATGGTCTTTAGAGGATGCTGAAGAGGGATACGAGTTAAGTGTGTTTGTATGAacaaacacatatgtatgtacatatgcatgtacatatctgcAGGTTTAATTTACtctatgtatgcacatattatgaatgtacacatacatatgtacatatgaatgtatgtacatagatacatatgttttGTTTCTAGACAGTAAAAAGTTCCAGTGATCGAGTAACACGGAAACTCTCCGAAATCATTTCGTACACTTATGCAAAACATATAATTACAATAATGGGAAAATGTGGatataaattcattaaaaacaacaatgtacacgtatgtatgtatgtacatatgcatgtacatatatatgtatgtaacagtTGCAGCTCAAAAATCAAGCTAAACAAAGCATTGCATTCAAACGTccaagagggagagagagtgaaagaaaaaagagagagagaatgaggaATATGGAGAGAATGGGAGAGAAACGTAAAAAAACTCCAACCCTCTTAATAAGTCAAACGAGTAGAAGACAAGACTGCAACAGGAAAAAACAAGaatgagaaaaatatacagacacacaaacgTGCACATGTACATTCTCACACATTCAGCtcaacatacatataaaagaGAATTTTCAGTCGCAGCGACTTGAACATGCGCTACcatgttttaaatattatttgaaacAAGTTCGAAGTTTTTGCAAGATCCTGAAAGAAAGGAAGAATATTCTGAGCTACTTTTGCTCAAGCAAGCAATacgtataaataaatatatgtatataaatacgaatgcatgtacatatgtttgtgtatgtatgtacacatgtttTTAAGTCTGAAAATCTAAACTCCATGTTTGATTGCTTGAACTGATCAACGGATAgcgatatgtacatacatacatacacatgcacatatgtatgtatgtatgtttgtagaTGCAGTGGATCCAGAAATACTAAAAAACTTGCGGACCCTTGAAAGAGAACACAACTCTTGGCAGTTCATGCTTTCTTCTGCTGGACTCACTTTCATTAATACAAGCATTGGCGagcaaacgcagcagcaaACCCAAATGCAACGAGAGCAATGCGCCCGAGAATGCTCGCTCTCctctgtgcctctctctctctttctctctctaggCAAACAGATCCCAGATACATGCACAcagtgtatgtatgtgcgttCACATGTAAACGTATAAGTGCACAGCAATACcacacaaccccaaaatgttggaaaaccaaataaaaatacaaggCGCATTGTATGTGCGTTTTCTTGTTTTAGATATCACCGACTTCTGAATGCACTCTGCTGGCGAATGCAATATATGAAAATGGTACACAACATTTTTGGTATACGAAATCTGTGAACATTTTGCAACACAGCTAATAACATAGATACATCTCTGACTCATGTCCTGCATCTTTTCAATCCACGAACCACTGGCAAGCTTACTTATTCGAAGCGAAAcgcaaatgtatgtacatacaactaAATCCACATTCAAAAAGTCATCCTGCTTGGCGCTGTTGTCaattcattgtttttgcttcagcagcaacaaaaaaagtagcTCATCTCAGTTGAAAACCAGTTTTTATGCTGTTAACCGGTTTTCATCCTGATAACTTACAGCGAATTTCGTGTCTCGCTGGgtctgtggctgcggctgcgtcaGTTCCAACATAAATTGCAGTTCGCTTGCACGGGAGATATTCGGCGGCGGACCAATTCTAACATATAGCTAATCAAGAGGAGAGGTTGGGCAAGTGTCATATGCCCAACGCTCAATGCAGCAAAATGTAAGGAACGTACAAATAAACGCGCATTTTCCAGAGAAGTAGAAAAACTTCCACCCTCAAAGCGGCACACAACATGCGCGCTTACTTACACACAGACAAGCacaccatacatacatacatacacagcGAACTAACACAAACATGTAAGAATGCTGCAGTCGACGAAGAAATAAGTGCGAGGGCTATTCGACGGCTGCGTACCGAGTACCTGCATTCATCCTAACATATGCGTCCCAGGCACGCTCAAAACAGGAATTATCACTTTggcttaaatataaataaacggCTTGAGGGACACACGCACCCGGAGCATGTTTTAAAATGTCTCCCCCCTCATCCTACGGCTCCGCATGTTCGTGTGCACAAATTGACCAGGCCTAATATACCCGTGTACCCTATGGTATGTCACTGTCATTTGCGTCGCAGTCTCTGCCGCCGTCCGcgttgtgtctgtgttgccTGCCCCAGTGTTTCCGCTTTCTTTCGTTGTAATGTTACTTTTAGTTTGAATTCGGAGCCTCGACGAGCCGGTTGGAAGCGAGATTTTAGTTTAATTCTGcttgggtgtgtgcgtgtttagTTTAAACGAAATTGAAAGTTGTACACTTTACTACCCCCGAAAAAGCGAAGCACAGCATAAAATTGTGCGCTCATACGCGCGCGTttgcgactgtgtgtgtgcgtgtgtgtgtgtgtgtatgtgtaaacGCGAGCGTGTGTTTGcattagtgtgtgtgtgtgccacgccacgccacaccaaCGGAAACCAACCCCCACCAACAACAgaataaaacaagaaaacaacaacaaacaagcaaagtTAGCACCACCCACTCTTGAAAAACTGCCGCATAGAGTTCggcgtcatcgtcatcgccatcgccgtagccgtagccgttgTTACCGTTTCATCATtgcctgtgccctgtgccgcCTGTCTCTGGTTTCGGCTTAATAGCGATCGGATCGTGTTGtgtaaattgtgcaaaatatacatacaaatatctaCTAAAGTGTAACGGATAAGTGAAGCAAACCGATTTGAGAATACAAGATCCGCTATTTGCCGAGACGAGGCGAGACCCCCGTCCGCCCCCATCCCGCCGTGACAACCGCTAGCTTACAAACTGCTATGATGAATTTCTCCGCGTTTGGTGGCCCGTTCTCTGGCATACATCAATTCGCCGCTAAATTTGATGCACAAACGCCGGGTGCATTTGGAACGCCGCCTGCGaacgcagcagccgctgcagccgcagcaggaaCCGATAATCATGTACAGCGCTATCAGACCAATGGCAATCATTTTAATCAGAATGTGGCCAACGGTAAGTGCATATACCAACTCCCATACAGAGGCAAGCATGCACGTGCTTGTGCGAGAGTGTGAGAGTGTATGagtgcgtgtatgtgtgtgcttgtatgtatgtataacatAATCactaaaaatttattttatttttatcgaTTTATTTTCGCCCGCTGCTAGCagttcagcagcagcgtcggcGACGCCAGCGTCATAGCGTCAGGGCATACACTCTCACTCGGCAGCGACGATGTTCGGCTGCCGCTTATACCCGTCTCTATGCCCTACACAGCGCTTCGCTTCGGTGTATTATGTATCGATGGTATGGAAGGAACTGAActgttgttttgttggatATGTTATACGTACATATAGGGAATTACGTTACGTTTTTGTATTATGAGTGTTGGATTGGATGATAACTATTATGTTTACAGGTTAATTAATTGTTGGATCCTTGGAGGAAGTCTTCTCATCCCACTTCTTAATATCTCCTTTGTTGTGGTCTAGGGCACTTTTCGAATACTGACCGATCAGTTTCTCATTGTACACATCGTTGCAGGTTTTTAGTTTCTAGTAACTGCAAGGGGAAGGAGATTCATttgtaaatgtacatacatatgtaaatacatacaactatacacatgtacatatctacgTATGGATGTATTTCCACCCCCATCCCTTATACATAGCACTAGTAGACATCTTCATACGAGGGCTAGTCCAATTTGTAAACCGCACTACAATTGGGGGTTGGTGAGCGGGGAACGGAACGACTTATACCCTGTCATCAAAGCAGAATATAacgatttttttgtttttgttttgcgctcttTTTTATATTCTACTCTATGTTTTGAGTCATTACCACCCTCCCCCTTTTCGCTAGTGGGTGTAAGCTttcgagagtgtgtgtgtgtatgtgtgtagcctctgctgctgccagttttTCTTggtgtgttgctgttgttttgcttggCTTGAAAATGCAATGAACTCAAATAACTTTTGAATTTGCTGCATTTCACTTTGTTGTTTGGTCGGGGTGGGTTTTTCTCTCAGAGCTACTTAAGCACATACATAGAAATACAATTAAACAGACATGCACACAcccatgcatacatatgctaCATGCAAACATACATTTAGGTATGAAAATGCATATAGGAcagaacatatgtatgttatatgtataatatgtatgaatgttacatacatacatacatatgtacattttacaaCCCCCAACCAAAAAGCGCCTGCTATTGCTTTTTTAATTGCACTGACTTCCTGCCAAGTTGCAATATTTCAGTGGAAGGGTGTGACCGACCACCAGTGCAACCCCTACTGGGCCTTAAATCTCTCGCCTCCCTTCCTGCTCTTGTGACGCGAATATGTACGTGGGGCAAGCCAAGCATCCCAGTTGCTCCAATCACCCCCTCTTCTTTCTTACATTGTGTTTCTCCAGCTCCTTATCAATTCTAATTAGTTGCATTTGCTTGCATAATTGGATTCCCCGGCCAGGCATCCCACTACTCCCGTTTTTCATTTACCAGCCCATCCCCCATCCTCCTGAGAACgcatttcataatttatttttgctatgGCAACAATGCTCTCGTACATAGTATGCATTTATTGGAAAGTAAAGAACTAAACGCAGACCCAAACTCCACAACTCCATCGTGGATGTAGAGGTTCATTGATCCCGGCTTTTGAGCTACGCATTATATTTCCAGTTTAgcgttttatatttttttaccTGCCATAACAGGAAAATTTCTAtacttgtgtgtgcgtgtgcgtgtgcgtttgTATTGCTGTGGGTTGCTCTTTTATCTCGCTTTTACGTGcatacatgtatgtgtgtacatatgtacatgtagcTGTACGTAATCTATGCAGTCTagtgtacgagtgtgtgcaTGACTGTGGTTGATCCTATGCAGGCAGGTAGGTAATCTGTCCCACGTCGATGCCGGCTCTACGGCTACTGCATTTCCTTGTCGCTTATTAGCTGTATTATCGCTTCGCTTTGCAGCGCCAGTGCCTGAGCTCTAAGGCTGTCCAGGAGGTTCCAGCCTCCAGTTATCTCTGCTGCAGATGCATTCGAATATCATTTCATCGCTTTTCGGTTGTAAAAATTGTTATTAGGTTACCAGgaaatatgcacatacatatgtacatatagctGCTCGCCTACCCTTGCCCTTACCATTTCGATGTTGATTCAATAGAAGACGAAGTTATGTTGAGGATAGGAAAACGCTTATGAGGCACATTTCTTGGAATGAGGCAAGATTTTCTACATCCTAAGTAAATAAAGTTATGGTCCGCGATAGGATTAGACAACGTCACCAAAAGTACTTTATTAATCTGTTAAATACTTGGTTAAATCGAGgattgttttgggtttttttccAACGGGTATCTTGTTGTCGAGGACACTTTCCCCAAAGTATGTTTGTTCGTATTCGGACTGCAGAGGGGGTCTAATGTGCCGCAGACACCCAAGCTATaaaccatttgcatttttatgtacccatgtacatatgtacacacatttgtacatatgcatgagTGTGAATGGCGGGTTACACCCCCAACGTTGCCTGGATGTATGCAACACTAAAAATGTGCGCATGATAAAGCAATGAACGGTGGGTGggatggggaggggagggaggggaggagaCCGCCACAGCACCAGAACCAGCCCCAATCCCCATGCCATTCATTCTGTCATATCTATTAGTAGGATGGTACATGAGTACCAGCATTCCATGATAATTTTCCTCCCTGTCTCCCGAATAACTTTAAGACTTAAAGCGGTTATAGAATCGTTGTTGTCATGCTGGCGCGCTGATGACTTAAACCCTGCCACTGGCGCCGTGTATCCCCCATTCAGCCTTCCCTCAAACATTGGACACTCATACCAACAACCGCATCAAACTTCGGGTCAAATTTCGCCCAACCCTAGGGGTTGCAGTTTTTCCTAACCACGCCATGgatggtctctctctctcgtatcAGCTCTCTTTCACTCATTCTGTCACGAggccgtctctctctctctctccatgtcactccctcactctctGGGTTTTTGGCGCGGGCGCTCTCATCGCTTTCACTgcctctcacacacacaccaacatcCGCACACGAATGCAagcatatatatgtatgccgCCACTATTGCCGACACACATAGACATAGATAGGTTCAGATAACCGCCATCCGCCATGTTTTCCAAACCGTAGCCTAGCCCCCCAAACCAGCCGACCCATGTCGTATTCCTTTCCATTTTGTTCCACTTTGATGTGAATGATCCGCCCAGGAACCCCACTTGAACTGTCAAAGCCCGCCATTGTAtggggtctctctctctctatctctctctgtgtgtgctccgTGTTCCGTAGTCCGTGCTCAGTTTGGGGCGCCTCGCTTTTACTCTCCCTTTGCCTGGCCCCGGTATCAACTTCACCGACTTTAACTCGTTGCTcggcaaaatggcaacaacagaGGCGACACCGACATCGACATCGTTCTCTTCTAtgttgtcgtcatcgtcatcctgTTTCATGggaaagtgaagtgaaaagtgaaatgcTACGAGCAGCGCAACGCATGCCATGCCGGCTTCCATCCACGCATGCCTCctcttttgtgttgttgctatGGCTTCATTATAGTGTCTTCTTGGTGGATAAAGAAATCATCACTTTTGAACTTATTTAATTGTAAAGCAATAGTTGGGGTTGGctgtgatttatttaatttgtttgcaaatGGAATACTTGTTGTAATTATCGCTATATCTAAGAGGAGCAATTCCAGAGTACTGCACCGTGGAAAAGTATGTTAATTTTTAGCTCAAGGTCGTTCGCTAATGtattcaaagaaaaaatacatttggacacttttcccttttccactACTCTTTTGATGATTATTGTCCTTTCCGTCTGGTCTAATGCCCAAAAGTATCCATCAGAAaagtatgtacacatgtcACTGGGTACTTGCGAGGGTCTTGGCTGTAAGGAAAGTGTAGCCTGTAAAACAAGTCAATTGGCAACAGCCAGAAATGTTATTTTTAAAACCGAGCACCCGGCTAAGAAATATTTCAGAAGGCAAAACGCACAGCAGAGCCGAGcagaaatgtacaaaaaatgcaCACCCCCCGAAAAAAGTGGGGAACGTTTTTTCTATGGCATACATTCAGGCGTGTGCGCgtgctggttgttgttggcagGAGGCCGCGCCGCGGCCGgcattttcagtttcagttttaatttcctttttcctATGTATGCGTTGTCGGCGCACCCGAAAACACGTGTGTAAGCGTCCGTGCTGTGCgtcagtgtgtgtggtgtgtctgtgtgtgaaaatttGGCCTTGGCAGACGGCAGGCGTCTGGCAGAAGGAGGTGGCGGCAGGGGAGGCAGGGGGGCAGGCGACGACAGCAGgcagacaacaacaattgtaGGCAGGCACACGCACGTTCTCGACACCGCCGACACCGAGTAGGAACAGAACAGCGTTTGTTAACTACATATGCCTGgacatatctacatattcatacatacaccCGAGTGTACAAATACCCAAGTTTGTAGATATGTGTGCACATTTATGTGTCTGTATACTCGGAGAGCTTTTTCGGCGGCCTACAcacagcactcacacacagacgaTGCATGGCGATACTTGGCCATGTATATACACGATGCCCcctacaaatacatatgtacgagtatgtatgtatgtatgtatgtaccttcTCTTATATGCATGTATCGTGCCATATCGTCGTTACTTTGGTcgtttctctgttttgttgttggattttgtGCCGG from Drosophila subobscura isolate 14011-0131.10 chromosome O, UCBerk_Dsub_1.0, whole genome shotgun sequence encodes:
- the LOC117897064 gene encoding uncharacterized protein LOC117897064, with product MDIMEPPKVNNNMSNMNKVSPVDKMSSSINSTLEDTTPSDSGVQLLDSENSDVMLESMCSYEESSRPMKVTSPELPSMDPNSNVAPAESMITSDCSTFDTTEKIVYRRKVHKTSSTSKAPKKRVSFHEDILKNTRTDNIHIEHGFITYKNGRKLAFANSAGVAGAPGRYSWCPERDRFEGPNEISAAGRDDDDGEDAMAGGGRGRKRHLVYRNACSDVLDYVNTDMFDTNEPVGLQYDTSGVFEYTPSAQKQAEPVLYNCVCSSSNSSLDSDEQDKNSNSNNRKQYEQAKSSSCDCIGMSNANNNLIGDNCYYSEPNIGDVDGPTMKSVWNKEKKPKSSCLKKTKRQTNIILEQDLNGRVKTFNVHDIKHQLLDNSSKMIFGSLKSIFTMPLPERGVPEGSEDLQAVVECVPELEHTLETKANRPQESPTLKPKPFLSKSLDGNKQTQSVKKFVHNVDEQLRHKNDDSSVEASPTETKPSHTLQRQEEFDKETAAISSIPNEFRSKFIINCESTVFEHTGVSYETGQPQPEFSSTAQHSSVASLLEQNTPIAEPAANQIKKSFMDAPIAKTFSNFFRSLKESTSAVGTPIEHPEEKAAPDDCAALKMPKPQQQQAPSSCKLYRNHSSSTLSEPTSSTNNSGSHHINQQANNTDRHSRHLPSPLKKHGQPMQPTRYYDQQLLHSRSLHSPNSYLAAHGGGCGGPGGSGSGRDSKSTILSEEYDDILTITTTDTTNDKRSMDSDLVIIDYTDVDYAHLLKPPAPAAKTSLINRFLRNVTQKKILETSIRKNNFFADKLRNEQRLYVKGARPKNYELIDDLNAEIAMEIEMCGASSPRRELAVSLDTATPESVSSFELGIGEISIELFHGKSLLNLRDSKEQLLKVFKLYTGYSTEGVMTPVLVLLTDRTLYVADLDRDSLCAKFVLAYKDLDVILMGPFGNTVLLSNSMRDMQQVLLSGGPYPAGSLVANLELCARRSGATLPAVGQLTLEHLAPLQAFVRANSCVGRDERWLFYAVVNVPAVDSLRADSPGEPLGPSIRGFLMHRRLKETATTTAASRVHWQAGYFLLKAGVLYMFNDSTQNLPSWAMALAECQGARRTLKSERPHCFEIMLKGELLQMAAPDEYVASEWLQALLQSATGHFIPQEKHKTLGCTLIVTENHLITLREDFSSPLRPLNHQVDTNVVPQTKQLLCEEELLSVFETSSLMGSTMSTPTRGTQRSFSSLSSTPTKNGNDPEIPKENSSPPGTSQRMSSVYGKNSGLAILTCGDIKAMTGIKITSRTETWWCILEFSCQEAPLESVDDLVIFFASSMEMQRFLRLLEQLWQAKNNDLFPITILDDGDDLAEQCTLLYIETNRAWEPLLSAAMG